In Gemmatimonadota bacterium, one genomic interval encodes:
- a CDS encoding toprim domain-containing protein, which produces MYIGRLGSGTDPDDGIYVLLKEVVDNAVDEFISGFGTKIDVTIDANHVSVRDYGRGVPLGKIVECVSVINTGAKYNDDVFQFSVGLNGVGSKAVNALSTDFRVVAYRDGKYAEARFTRGKLIGEKKGRIREPDGSLFEFTPDPEIFDEYDYNFEYVERRMWNYACLNSGLTLVFNKQKFVSRRGLLDFLSREVDDSALYEPAYYKGQYLEFAFTHTSNYGENYFSFVNGQYTIDGGTHQSAFREGILKGVNEFYKKNYSGVDVRESINGAVAVKLKEPVFESQTKNKLGNTEVRSWIVSETRSAVVDFLHKNTTAAQKLQEKINHNERLRRELNDVKKKAKEVARKVSIKIPHFKDCKYHKGDKKGGNESTIFITEGPSAAGSMVAARDVETQAIFGLKGVPLNVFGKTKAAIYKNEELYNLMTALGIEDSVENLRFNNVVIATDADYDGFHIRNLLMTFFLNYFEELVTSGHVYILETPIFRVRNSRETRYCYSEKERNQAVADLRNPEVTRFKGLGEISPGEFGQFIGEDMRLIKVGVRSLAEVPTTLEFYMGKNTPDRRDYIVEHLI; this is translated from the coding sequence ATGTACATTGGGCGGCTCGGATCGGGTACCGATCCCGACGACGGTATATACGTTTTGCTCAAAGAGGTGGTGGATAATGCCGTCGATGAATTTATTTCGGGATTTGGCACAAAAATCGATGTGACTATTGACGCCAATCACGTCAGTGTGCGCGACTATGGGCGCGGCGTTCCGCTGGGCAAAATTGTCGAATGCGTTTCTGTGATCAATACCGGTGCCAAATACAACGACGATGTTTTCCAATTTAGCGTGGGCCTCAATGGCGTGGGTAGCAAAGCGGTCAACGCGCTTTCTACGGATTTTCGCGTGGTGGCCTATCGCGATGGCAAGTACGCCGAAGCCCGCTTTACGCGTGGGAAACTCATTGGCGAAAAAAAGGGGCGGATTCGGGAACCAGATGGCTCCCTTTTTGAGTTCACGCCCGATCCTGAAATTTTTGACGAATACGATTACAATTTCGAATACGTCGAGCGCCGCATGTGGAATTACGCCTGCCTCAATAGCGGCCTCACGCTCGTTTTTAACAAACAGAAATTTGTCTCCAGGCGCGGCTTGCTCGATTTTCTCAGCCGCGAGGTCGATGATTCGGCACTTTATGAACCCGCGTATTACAAGGGGCAATATCTCGAATTTGCATTTACCCATACGTCCAATTATGGGGAAAATTATTTTTCTTTTGTCAATGGGCAATACACCATCGATGGTGGCACGCATCAAAGTGCTTTTCGAGAGGGTATCTTAAAAGGCGTCAATGAGTTTTACAAGAAGAATTACAGTGGCGTGGATGTGCGGGAATCCATCAACGGCGCTGTTGCGGTCAAGCTCAAAGAGCCCGTTTTTGAGTCGCAAACAAAAAACAAACTCGGCAATACCGAAGTGCGCTCGTGGATTGTTTCTGAAACGCGTAGCGCGGTGGTCGATTTTTTGCACAAGAATACCACGGCGGCGCAAAAGCTTCAGGAGAAGATCAACCACAATGAGCGCCTGCGCCGAGAACTCAACGATGTAAAGAAAAAGGCAAAGGAAGTCGCCCGCAAGGTTTCCATCAAAATTCCGCATTTCAAGGATTGTAAATATCACAAGGGCGATAAAAAAGGTGGCAATGAATCTACTATTTTTATCACCGAAGGTCCATCTGCTGCCGGGTCTATGGTTGCCGCGCGGGATGTGGAGACTCAGGCTATTTTTGGTCTGAAGGGCGTGCCCCTCAATGTGTTTGGAAAAACAAAAGCCGCGATTTACAAGAATGAAGAGCTCTACAATCTCATGACGGCTTTGGGCATTGAAGACAGCGTTGAAAATCTCCGTTTCAACAATGTGGTTATTGCCACTGATGCGGATTACGATGGCTTTCACATCCGCAATTTGCTGATGACCTTTTTCCTCAATTATTTCGAAGAACTCGTTACTTCTGGTCATGTCTATATTCTGGAGACGCCAATTTTTCGCGTTCGCAATAGCCGCGAAACGCGCTATTGTTATAGCGAAAAAGAACGCAATCAGGCCGTTGCTGATTTGCGAAATCCCGAGGTTACGCGCTTCAAAGGATTGGGGGAGATTTCTCCCGGTGAATTTGGACAATTCATCGGAGAGGATATGCGCCTGATCAAAGTCGGCGTGCGCTCGCTCGCCGAGGTTCCAACGACCCTCGAATTTTATATGGGCAAGAATACGCCCGACCGCAGAGACTATATTGTAGAGCATTTGATTTAG